ACATACACAGAGCGCTACTGAAGAGCAGAAGCTAACTTGCGCTCTGCCGGAAGcgcttttatgcttcctggtTGCTCACGTCACCCCGCTCGTGACGTCTCGCTCTCTATTGGACTGATTTTACACGTGCTTCAGAACGCGGTCACGCAGaggcgttcccaaagcgtttCTTGACGCAGCTcaagttcctgaaggggaactcCATTATTTGacactataaatgtattttcaggCAATCTGTAAGTGCTGCTgcaatgttttgtatttttttatttctttctgctTGATATTAATAGTCTATCTTTAATGGTAGCAGTTTATAAAGATGTTTATAAAGAATACATAATATGTATTTTCTTTATCTGCATTAATTATATCAGACAGAAAGTTTCTGCTTGTTAGTCAAAAAAAGTAATGGAATATGTGTTAATTCTTAATTACAGAGGTCTACCTTTGTAACTATTCTAATCTGAGTAAAATCTGTTTATTCTCCAGGTATGTTTAGtgagtcagtgtcagtgatggagggaaaTTCTGTCACTCTAAACACTGATCTTACTGAAATACGTGAAGATGATGGCATACTGTGGAAATATGGAGCTGAAAACACTCTGATAGCTCAAATCAACAGAGAGAACCAAATCTTCTCCACATATGATGATGTTCctgatgagagattcagagacagactgaaggtGGACcatcaaactggatctctgaccatcacaaacaccagaactGAACACGCTGGACTCTATAAACTAGACATAACTGGTGTAAAGCcaaaaacattcagtgtttctgtctatggtgagtagaAATCATTTGTGCTGTCTTTTACAGTTTGTGTTGTCTTGTTTTATAGTTTGAGGTGACAGATGGTATAAATgttcattcaaaacactgaactaaaaataaaattattgtgtAAATTTATCCATATTTCAGGTTAATCTTTCATGTTTTGCAGCTCGTCTGGCTGTTCCTAACATTACCAGAGActgttcttcatcatcatcgtcaTATTGTTCATTggtgtgttcagtggtgaatgtgagtcatgtgactctctcctggttcaaaggaaacagtttattgtccagcatcagtgtgtctgatctcagcatcagtctctctctacctctggaggtggaatatcaggataaaaacacctacagctgtgtgctcaacaatcccatcagcaaccagactcaacatctggacatcagtcaACTTTGTCACACATGTGCCGGTATGGGAGTGgtgatattaacatttattcattgaGCTGATCTCAATAACTTACATCGATGTCGCTCTTTTACTTTCCTTTTCATCCTCCAGACTCAGATTCTCTGACAGTGTTGATCTCTGTTGCTGTTGCTGGATCTCTGTTGATTGTTGCTGGATTTGGAATCTTCTGCATCTACTGGAAATGTAGAAAAATTGATGAACAAGGCAAGTGATACTGACTGATTGTAATCAGATTTACAATATGATAGCTCatattgtaattgtaaaaaaaaaatcactctgCTAGTAGTGGGTgaaatgtaataatgtcaaacatAATTATGTTAATGAACAGTTTTTGAATTGTGGCATTAAAGATAATTATGTGTATTAATGATTCAACTTTGAAAGCcctaaaataacacattttaaagAACAAACTAGTTGAGTTTTGTCCATTATTCATCCATCTATTTGAGTTATAATCCATTACTGTTGTTCCAACAGTTCAGATTTGTGAAGATGAGATGACTTGTGTCGTTATGACAAATGAGCCAAAGCTCCACGAAAGAAATGCCCATGCATCGGtaagaaaatgtatttctaaatGTGTTGTGTATGTGTAAATATGTGTGTCTCTGTATCATTTCAGCAGTGGGTCAGATGTAGATCAGTGTGCCcttgtgtttttgtctgtatAATGATCCATCATATAGTGTCATAAAAgagtaatatatattttctttcttcagtgtaGTTCCATAAGAAGCCATTTTTCTCTTAAATGTGTATCGCTGGCATAGAAGACTTCTGAgtaagttattttgttatttttattttattttttattgtgtctTTAAAAGTCTACAGGCAAATAAAATGTGTCAGATTAAGTTACTTTCATATTTTGAACTGGAATTAATTTGTAAAGCTACCGAGAAAACACTAGAATATTAGGATAATAGAATTAAATATTCTAAAGGTGTTGCAGACAgcaggaaaaaataataaaatacaactaaccatttaattgtttaaaataaatgacaataaacTTTTAAAGGGAGAAAGAAACTGAATCAAACTACTGTATGGCATACATTAATTCAGGAAATTCTTAACTTCAGGTTAATTCTTGATATTGTATTGGCCATATTTCTGTTATGTAGGCTgggcattttttattttcctatttatctttattattcctatttattattaggctactacatttcagtatttattttatttttttcccccaaaaccACTGATGtagttgttatttatttaaaatattttattatatctcatgttatactttttttgttgtttttccagAAAGTTGAAGAGGAGGATCAAGTAGTTAGAGTATGTACCTGTAAGCAAGAGAAGATGATCAAACTTTAATCTTTTTGCTAATGTGAAAATTTTTAATAGGAAATTCCTGTGACTAACTTAGAGTTCGAGTCTGTTGTATCGAtagtaagatttattttcacgGGAATATGCATGTCTATATATATTCATGACCTTTCATGCCTTGATACTAGTGCAAGTTTCAGTACTTATTTCCATAATTAGCGGTGCTAGTAGAAGAGCTATTCTTGTCTATATCACATCCTATTTTTATAAAGATCCTTTTTCTTTGTCTGACAATGCCTGAAAttcattttaagaataaatgcaATGGTTGATTCACTGTTGTAATACTTATGTTATCATGCAAATGTGCAGTGGTTAATAACTGATAAAGTTTTCATGAGTTTTGGGGAGTAGCTAACTAAAAGGAGAAATGctagtaagattttattttatttttttcagtagcaTTACAGTGCTGATGTCCAAAGGCAAAACACGAAACAAATACACCAAAATTCAGTAGAAACATTGTTCTCAGCATCattttttaagtcatttttactTACTTTCAGTTATTATTGTGTTTTGCCTTTAGCGCTACTTCTGAGTACTAAATGTCACATGACCGATCATGCTATTTTCAAactcggtcacactttattttaaggtccaattctcgctattaacaaatcattaactacaatttttacctcagtaaactcctaatttgccgctttttaatagttagtaaggtagttgttaagtttaggtataggataggattaggaatgtagaatatggtcatgtgctttataagtattaataatGCCTTCTGAAACaaattgatgtgtttgtgtaagaataatatccatatttaaaactttataaaccataatctctagcttccaCTAACTGTTGTACATGCGTTCACGAGAGAGTGGTGTTCTAGCGGATAACGTAGGATGTAGGCTTTGCGTAAGCTCCAGTGAGAAGTGTCGAACACGGAGTGCAGTGGAGAGAGCAAAACACAACAATGGTCacaaattagaagtacaaaacgaagatttttaaataaaaatgttggaGGATTTTAATGTAAGCCAAGAGGAGTCTAgttttcctttgctgtaaacaaacTTGGTTTGGGGAGGAGctaattaataatttgtttattcatttatttatttatttattttatttattatttattaattaaaggaGAAACACTAGTAGCATAACAGTGCTGATGTCCAAAGGCAAAACACGAAACAAATACACCAAAATTCAGTAGAAACGTTGTTCTCAACATCagttttttagtcattttatagTTCTTACTGTGTTTTGCCTTTGTTGGCGTGTAGGGCGACTTCTGAGCAATAAATGTCATATGATGGATCATGCTATATTAAAACTCCTTCCAGCCTCCAGGGAAAAACACAAGTCCATGTTAAGAGCCTCCAAAAAATCAGTCACTGAAAAAAGATCTACAATATGGCtacccactgctctgggtgtgtgttcactactgtgtgtgtgtgtgtgtgtgtgtgtgtgtgtgtgtgtgtgtgtgcgtgcgtgcgtgcacTTGGATgagttaaatgcagagcacaaattctgagtatgggtcaccatacctGGCCACaagtcacttcactttcactttcactttcagatCATCTTCAAACCATGCTGGAAAAAAAGCTATTAAAAGACTTAAACAGACCAAACTGTTCTTGTAAAGCAAAACAACAAATCTAATGAAAACTATGCCAAAACGGACACAAGGCTGTTTCTGCAATGCTTTAGCATATTCAGACCAAATTTGGCCTGTTTTATACCAATCATGGCCTGAGGATATATGAATAGTGCCACCTAGTGGAAATGGACAAATAGACATTTTAGCTTAACTTCTGAACAGTTTGGCTAAAAATCATAAGATTATTGTCTTTCACTATGGGGACAGTCATGGCCTAATGTTTGGAGAACcagtccggcaggaattgtcgtGGGGGAAGTGAATgaccagcgctctcttccaccttcaataccacgactgaggtgagacccttgagcaaggcaccgaacccccaactgttCCCCATGCGCagcagcaatatggctgcccactgctccgggtgtgtgttcactactgtgtgtgtgtgtgtgtgtgtgtgtgtgtgtgtgtgtgcacttggatgggttaaatgccgAACACTAATTCCAattatgggtcaccatacttggccacacgtcacttcactttcactctGTAGGTCATTTTGTGCATCAGCCATTTTGAAAATCATCAACAAATGTCTTTGAGTAACCAAAAACTGCTCCTTAGCTCTTACATATAATTATGTGGAGTGAGATTTATGACCAATAATTTTCACAGTAGGCAGGGCTTCAACAGAAACTTAGctagttaggacaaaaactcaGGTTCACACAAGAGACATTTATTCGCTTGTTGAATTATAGCATCACGTTTGGAGAGGATGTAGTGTCTCACCTGAAGATGAAGTACTTACTGTAACTTTGAACAGCTGTGTTTCTTATAATGGTGTAGAGAACCTAATTGAGTGAAACAGTTTTGCATAGTTCAGGCAACTTCTGAAAAATGCAGGTGATAGCCACATTTGTACAGAATCTTAAGAATCTTAATGTATTGCTTAGTCtactgctttttttaaatttacaatttGACTCTTGCAGTATTATGGGAAAAATTTCAGTGTCTTTGGTTCATGCATTTAGTGACTCACTCACACACGGCCCATTTTAAAGGTTTGCTTTTAAAAGCTTTTCAATGCAACAGGACAACAAGACGCCCTTCAACTAC
The sequence above is a segment of the Onychostoma macrolepis isolate SWU-2019 chromosome 22, ASM1243209v1, whole genome shotgun sequence genome. Coding sequences within it:
- the LOC131530952 gene encoding uncharacterized protein LOC131530952, with amino-acid sequence MEGHSVTLNTDVTEISEDDDILWKFDADNYLLAEISREKQIFYTYNGTDGKFRDKLKVDDQTGSLTITNITFEHAGLYKLDIIGVKRSSKTFSVSVYARLPGPNITRDCSSSSSGSSSQQNCSLVCSVVNVSHVTLSWYKGNSLLSSISVSDLSISLSLPLEVEYQDKNTYNCVLNNPISNQTQQINISELCHTCAGMFSESVSVMEGNSVTLNTDLTEIREDDGILWKYGAENTLIAQINRENQIFSTYDDVPDERFRDRLKVDHQTGSLTITNTRTEHAGLYKLDITGVKPKTFSVSVYARLAVPNITRDCSSSSSSYCSLVCSVVNVSHVTLSWFKGNSLLSSISVSDLSISLSLPLEVEYQDKNTYSCVLNNPISNQTQHLDISQLCHTCADSDSLTVLISVAVAGSLLIVAGFGIFCIYWKCRKIDEQVQICEDEMTCVVMTNEPKLHERNAHASCSSIRSHFSLKCVSLA